In Xylocopa sonorina isolate GNS202 chromosome 4, iyXylSono1_principal, whole genome shotgun sequence, the sequence ACATGTCGATTTGTTTGAATTGAAACGGCCAATGGTAGCAATATGTGATTCAGCTGGACCTGGACCACAATTTTGCAACATAAGTTTCATTTCGCTGAAAACTGGGGAACAAACTAAAAGCATAAAATTTAAAAATCCTGTTTGCGACATTCTGGCAAATAAACGCTCCATAGTAGTAACATTTGTAGAGAAGATCGCGGTGTTTGACGCCCGTACATTGGAAGATGTATTAACAGTTACTACCTGCTATGCTAACTCTGGTCCAAATCCAAATCCAGTTGCTTTAGGTACAAGGTGGCTCGCTTACAGGTAGATCTTAACAATATATTAAGATATTAACATGTTGTTTGTCTGTCAAGAATCTCCTATGTTAAAATAAGTATGTATAAATATTGTAACAAAAAATGTTATTTTCAGTGAAAAGAAGTTACTACCAGCGAAAAGAAGCAGTGGTGGTTGCGAGGGTGAGGGAGTTCAAAGTTACACAGCAACTGTGCTGTATGCAGCAAAGTCTCTAGGAAAAGGTTTACGTGGTTTGGGAGAAACCGTTGCATCAAGTTTAACTGGCAATTCAGTAACGCCAGTGGTTATAAATAATATGGGCAGCGATATGACCCAGCCGGGAGTGATTACGATACTAGACCTCCAAGCTGCGAAAGAGGAGAAAGAATTGGACGATGCGAATATAGAGACTGTAATTGCTCATTTTACTGCCCATAGCGATGCGATCGTTGCCATGACTTTTGATTTAAGCGGTGCGTTACTAATGACCGCCGACAAAAGGGGGCATGATTTCCACGTGTTTAGAATTCAGCCGCATCCAGGTGGACCCACTTTAGCAGCAGTACATCATTTGTATATTTTACATCGTGGAGATACTACTGCGAAAGTACAAGTATGTATTATTTCTAGTTATCTTTTAATTTTCTTAATTTTAAGGGAGGGAGAAGCGATGGTTCGTCCAATGTACAAGTTAAAAAGATTGTAGTCCTCGTGTAGAGAATATGTCAAGTACAGTTTCATTATTGAAGTGTTTAATGCGATTGTTGAGCTCCTCGCTTTCTATTGCATCATACTTTTTTGCCATTAATTTAGGCAATAATTAAGTTTCATATTAGGCAGTTTTGAATTTCGTTATTTATAGTTCGTTTGTTACGTTACAAGGTTTCTAAACAATTCTCATTTGCTAAAagataaatttaattattacagtattttatattacatgattttcgaaaattattttttagaaTAAACATGTAACAATGATAGGGTTCCAAGAAACCGTTGTTTAGCAATCCGCGCGATAAGTCAGAGCTCATTATCAGGATTAACATTTACAGTTTGATTTATTTGTATAGCTTaagtattttaattttttttattataggATATGGTATTTTCGAGTGATACGCGTTGGGCGGCAATTTCAACTGTACGGGGTACTACTCATGTTTTTCCGGTTGCACCGTATGGTGGCCCGGTAGGGGTACGAACTCATTCCACACCTCATGTTGTAAATAGACTTTCAAGATTTCATAGAAGTGCAGGTTTGATGGATGACGGCACAAGATCTCATTCTCCCGTATCTCATACAGAGTTGCCTTTGTCAGTGTATCCGTATTCTAATCCAAGACTTCCTCCGTATCCACATCCAACTGTACTGCAACCTCTGGCGCAGATACGACAACCATCTTCGTTAAACCACGTAAACAGTCAAGCTCAACAGAGGTAATTGCCGCTTATCTCATTGAAAGCGATCGCTATCGAACTTCATAAACTTATTCATTACTTGCATTACGCAGCAGACCGCAACAAAGACAACGATTGCACTCGGATGATAGTGGAACGTTACCATTAAAAATATGTGCTTGTTTCGCACCTCCGAGGGCTTGGATGTATGCACAAAGAGAATCTACAGCGAAAGTTATGAAGAGGGCAGTCGATTCTTTGTTCATTATGGCATGCCACGGAAATATGATTCAGTATGATTTAGAACCCAAACCAGCTGCAGGTAAATTAAATAGTACGAAACCAGTTATTACAAGAATTACCATTTTGGTTCAATTATCTTGAATAGTACTTGAAGTataagagaaaaataatattataatctAGTAAAATCGTCCGCAAAATTTCAATGAACAGATGATACTATTTCCAATAAAGCTGAATGTTAGTGTTTATTAAGTCTTATTACTCGATTATGCGTTTCAGGTGTACCAAAAGAAAAAGTGTGCGATGACACAATGATCGAATTAGAGGTTGAAGCCAAAGGTCAATGGCCACTTTTAAGATCTCCGAATTCCTTGGagattgtgccaccgttgccaACATCTAGCCCCTTAATGTGCGTCAATACTGTACCGAAAGATATCCAAGACGGTGATTTAGGGGAGGATCGTTGGTTAAGTCAAGTAGAAATTGTAACACATGCAGGTCCACATAGACGGTTGTGGATGGGACCCCAGTTCGTTTTCAAAACTTATAACGCATCCAGCGGGTTAGTCTTGTTTTCATACATACGCGTATCGTATAAAATTCGCTTTAATGTAATTTATTTATCTATTGATACAGGGCACCTGTTAATCTCGTCGAAGCTGAAGCCGTTGAAATTGGAGTAACCGGTGGGTCTCGTCCAGCGAGATCAAATCCAGTCAATATGCCGCATGCTGCGTCCAGATCGTTGGTACCTGTTGTTATCGATGGATCAGGAAGTAAGTTCACAAAAAATGTTTGTCATATTGAAGCGTTACATTGCTAAATATGCATTAAAactgtaaataaaataaataaaaagactATTACCGTGGTTACGAAAGCGGTAAAGTAAATAGTATATCCATATTTTAGGGTTCACTACAAATTTTTCAGTGAACATATTGTTTCGTTATAATACGTAATACTGTCATAATACTTTTTTAAGTATTACcacttattatttatttattaggatgttaaatatatatatatatatattccacATAAAATAGCGTTGATGTATCATTATAGTTACCCCGCAAAATATGTAGGTATAATGAGTAAACTTAGAGATTGTAATGGTATTGGAATCCCGTAAGTTAAAGAAAAGTTCGTTTCTTTCTTGGAAGTACTATTTCTGTTTGTTGCACGTAATAAATAGTACATCATCAGTTAAAAAgaaatatacatgtatattatTACAAACGTTTAATCTCTTTCTCTGGTCTGAAAAATTCACATTTCACGGAAACAACGAACAGTTTTGATTACAAAAAAGAACAGCGATGTTGCATTACTAGCATCATATTTCTTACATTGTTTAGGCAGTTACGAGCAGTCACCGAGATTCATGGAAGCGTACGGTGATCCTTTAGATAGCGAAAATGTAGGAGTTGGTGGCGGTGAAAACCAATTGAGAGAGGATCTGGCCGAAGCTATGCTGGAGACGTCTATCGCGCCTCATCGTGCACCAGGTAAGTAACTATTACATGAAACGTGTGATGCTTTGCTTTGATGTAGACGAGTACAAATCCTGACATATAATCCCATTTGTTGATATGTCGTACAATTTGTATACATCATAGTAATTAGTAAGGATAATGAAACCATTTATGTGTGATTCGTATTATCGATATGTATACTCTTGTGTGCCTGAAACGCGCGATTTTTTAAATACGTTCCACAGTTTACGATTCTTACAATCGTGGAAATCTTCCTGCTGAATGCAGTCAAGTTAATTACAACGTGgtcaaattaattttatttctttcAGTGACCATTGCAACTACACTTGCATTGAGGCAATTATAGCGTTTTACTTTATTCTGGATAATTCGCAGTAATTCGAATTCCGGGACATTTCGCAATCTTTGCTAAGCATGTATCTAGAGTACGGATACGATGCTCGTGCTTTCTGCATTTGGTGACGGACGATTGCTAGATTGTAAGTTTGTGTGGATACAGAACTGGCCAGAGGCAGGTATCTCCGTTTTTTACCCCCGTCCCTTTAAtgatatattacatctaatcactaACAGCGATAAAGTTTCTCAACGTATATACCCTTTAAGTCGTGGTAAAACGGTTGAAAGGCTGCCGTGCAGTCTACTAATCCTGTAAGAATATTCTCCTTTCGTTCGAAATTCCAACGgacataaaaaaaagaagagatcaTTCAGTTCGAAACAGACAGTCGACCTCCGTTCTTTTTACAACGTACCATTCGATATATATCTCGACACGTATATATTGCGGCGAGAAGTTTGTGTTTTTGTGGTGTGCAGTGTGAAAATTCAGAATCAAGTATACCAGCTTCACATTAGaagtcgtttttttttttaatctttatCTCGTTCTTTTTCACGTGCCTCGTTCTCGTAATTCTGTATTCCCTCATAATGCAACGTTTGAATTAGTTCTATCGAGGAAACGTCGCTTGAAATCTCTTCCTCCATTGCCGAGCCATTTCGATTACGACAAGTTACATCTCGTTACATCAATCAGGCGATATATCTcattaaatagaaaaaaaaaagaaagaccgTAAAGACAATGAATAAACCAAGGGAGATATTGTGGCTCGATATTGATACCTGCCAACGGCTTTTTCTGTTACTAGGGAGGCGATCGGTATTTGAGAGGGTGGGTCAACCGGTAACTAAAGTCGTCAACCCTCTGGGCACCGTGATTACCGTGTCGGCCGATGAGGAGGACATTTACTCCAGTCAGGAGTTTGACTCCGCGGAGGAGAGCCACGTGCCTGAACCACCTAGGAGCGTGTGCGCAGAAGAGGGTCCGGCGTCTCTCGGCGATCTCGAGCCGGAGAGTCAAACTCTACGCGATCTCACGGAGATCTGCGCGGAGATGCGTTCAGCTAGCGAGCCTGCGATCGACAGCGTGCCGGACGAGAACATCTGCGAGGTGAAGGAGAGGAAAGCGCTCTGCGTCGAGATCGCGCCGATTACCAATCCTGGGAACTCTACGATCGACTTTGAGAAAGAGGAAGCGTTCCGTGATGTGCCGAGCAGCTTGAGCCTCTGCGTGGAGCAGGGCGAAATACCCAGTAGCCCGATGACCCAGGCTAAGGAAGCTGCCTGGTGCAAGAAATCCGATAGAAGGGATGATAAAGGAGCCCACGAGAGAAGCATGTCTGAGGCGCAGTACGTCGTCAACTGCAGCGAGGACAGTGTTGTCTTAGTGGAGAATAAAGTGACTTACGGGAGAAGGAGTTCATCGGCGCACGTTAAAACGGAGAGCAAAAGATCGTGCGAGGCTGAGAAAGTCGCGAAGAAATCGAGCAGAAACGGATCTGGCGCGAGCAGTTGTAAAAGAGTCGAGACCAAAACGTCTGCTAAAAGGTACGTTTTGAGGGAACAGGATGATAGTATCGTCATTGAGGATACCACTTGCGACGATTCTGAGAACAATTGCGGCAAACGAATGGGATGCGAGAGAAGCGCGGTGGAAGATATGAAAGGCAAACATCTTGAGAGTAAGAAGGGTGAGTGTTCGAAGGAAACTGCAAAATCTAAAAGCAAATCAAAGTCTTCCACGGTTCAGGATTGCAAAGATGCAAAATTCGAGTTTATTATGGAGAGTAAAAGTTCAGGAAAGCGTGTGGAACCTACTATAGAATTGGGCTCTATAACCGAAGAAACTGACAAGCAGGAGGATTTCAAGTCAACGGTCAATGTAGATGTGTTGGCCAAGGAAACAGATAAATACAAATCACCGCCGTCAGACTCGACCGACGATTTCAGTTCTAGCGAGTATCATATTGTAGATACTCCCTGTTGCAACAAGGATGGCACTTCTGTCCCGTCAGACGAGGACATTGAGCATATTCAGAGTTCTGAGATCAGTCAATTGCAGCAGGATGAGTGTGTCGATAGCGACAAATGCGCAGATGTTATAAGTTGCGCTGGTTCCTCGCCTATCATGCAACGGAAGAATAGTAAGAACACGATATCCGATGACGATCTAGAGTATATACACAGTTCCGAATTGGTGGAAACACCTGATAAGATCAGTAAAGAAGATACGAAGCTTGAAGCAAACAAGGGTAGCGACAGCGAATCAACCATGGCCATAAGTAAACGCACGTTCTCCGACGATGACATAGAGCACGTACAACATTCGGACGTCTGCGCTACGCCACCTGAAGTATCTAAAGATGTCCGTGAAAGGAGTTCAAGGAAATTCCAGGAAACGTCGACGGAACAATCATTGAAATCGAAGAGCACGAAGAAAACGAAGGATATCGTGGTAATCGAGAGCGATACGTCAGATGCTGACGTTACTGTAATCTTCAAACCTGTCGAAGGTTGGAAAAACAAAGGTACAGATAAGAAAGATGATTCAGATGAAGGTGCTAACACGAGAGACACGCCAGTTAGTGAAAGCCCTAGTCCACTAAGAAAAGCTAAAATCCGTTCTGCTAAGACTTCTCCTTCGAACGTTCCATCTAAACGTTCGCAAGCAGGGATCGAGATAATCGATATCGACGCGATGCAGAAAGCTGAGATGGAAATATCGAGTGATACCACGTCTGCCTCGGAATGTAAAATCCTCTCTGGACCGGAAGTGTGCGCGACTCGCGCGAAAAAGTCACGGAGGAACAAGAAATCCAGCGTTGAAACAAATATTCAGAGCTCTGAGACGTCAGCCGATAAGCCCACCGAAGAAGTAGCGAAGGAATCGAGTTCGCAGGAGTCAACGACCGAATATGCTTGGAGTTCTGTCGTAAAGAAGAAAAGCGGTTCTCCTCTGACGGAAACGCGAAAGGACGACGTAGGTAAAACCGAAGACAAGGTGGAGGAATCGTCCGATTCCATTGAGGTTTCATCCTGCACACCCATCTTGGAAAAAATAGAATCATTGAAGAAGAAGATATACGAGTCTTCGTTAAGAAAAAGTTTGGATAGAAGTTCCAGTTCCCTGGTAATAGACAAACTTCGCGAGGCTGTTCTAGAGGTGGACCCTCACGAATCCTCTTCTCCGTCTTTTGTTCAGACGTCGGAAATTTCTTGGAGCTCCATCGTGAAGAAGAAGAGTGCTTCTTCCGTGGATCAGGAAGCTAAGAAAGAACCTGAAGCGGAACCGATCGTGGAAGAAACAAATATCGAAGGAAAAAGAACTCGTCGAAGACACGTTGAATCCTCAGCTCGATCCTCGACAGTGACCAGCCAATTGAAAGAAGCTGTTGCCGAAACGGACACGGAAGAAGAATCTACCGTTCAGACAGAAAAGGGCTCCTGGAGTTCCATCGTGAAAAAGAAGAATGCTTCTTCCGCGGATCAGGAAGTCAAGAATGAACCTGAGGCGGAACCAGTCGTGGAGGAAGCAAGTACCGAAGAAAGAAGAACTCGCCGAAGACACGTTGAATCCTCGTCCCGATCTTCGACAGTGACTAGCCAACTGAAAGAAGCTGTTGCGGAAACAGATACTGAGGAAGAATCTACCGTTCAGACAGGAAAGGGGTCCTGGAGTTCCATCGTGAAGAAAAAGCTTGCCTCTTCAGCTGAATCTACCACGCGAAAGGAACCCACGAAACAGAAACACCGCAAGAAGCTGGATCTTTTGACAACTCCGTTAGAGACCGCTTCTGACGAGGAGGCAGGATTGTCAGTGAGTAAAAGCATCAAGATTTCGCTGGCAAAGTCCACGGAcagttacgttcttctgaaactGTCGAACTCGCCCACTGAGCAGTCTCCAAGCCAAAAGAAGAAATCATCGAAGCTCGAAGCTGTGAGCGAGAAGAGCTCGAACGAGTCGAAAAATAGCAACGCTGACTCGTTAATGGTAGATTCGACCTTTTCAAAGGAGAATTCTTCGGAGCCAGAGCGAGACGTGGAGCCAGAGAAGAGGAGCGACTCGGAGCAGGAAATCGTGCCTGAACGTTCAAGCTCCTCTGACGAGTTGAACGCGTACGTAACGTTCGCGAATGCTGTTCGCGACACGCCGGAAAGAGGCACCGGCAACGGCTCGAATTCCTCGGGCAACGCCGCGTCCAAGAAAGGCAGCAGGTCGAAGAAAAAAATACGCAGATGAGTAGAGGATTGCATGGATGTACCTAGGGCCAGCCTTGCCCTTTATATACTCCTGATGCAAGTAACTGGTGCCGATTAGCAGGAGCCATTCAACGAGAACGGACCATCCGTTCTCAATTCTCACCGTGTAATTAGATTTACTCTGGCAACCGAAATGAAAAGCATCATAGGAGATATATAATATGTGTATTATACAATCACTTCGCTAGGGGAGCAAATCTTCACGGGTTTCCTCTTTCGATCGTACGAGTGTCTGAAAATTTCACTACAGATTTGGTATTTTTGCGAATATTTTCTAAAAGAAAAATAGAGGAATTATCAATTGCGAACGTTGAGATAGCATCCTGATTTATGGAGTCAGAGACGTGCCAGCACAAAAGAATATTCTAAAGACACTCGATATTTCTTAAGGGCAACCCAGAAGGGCAAGGCTGCACCGTAGGACATACGTCCGTTTGCGTTCGAGTAGAATGCGTAACAAGGAATAAACACAAAAGAGGGATCGACAAGAAACAAAAAGGAAACGACACACGTATACACACTATAAATTCACGTAGGACTTTTTCGAAACGGGAAACTTCTGTATAGGGAAGTAGATAATTTAACAGAAAgccaaaaaaggaaaaaaaaaatgaaacaccgTCTGTGGTTCGAACAGTTTCATAGAGATTTCTGTTTCGACTGCCTTATGCGTCGTCGAGTTAAATGAATCCGCTGTGCGTTGTTCGCGTGGTGCATACGAGAAGTGTTCTAGCTTTTGTTACGATCGATTCGCGATCATCCATCGACTATCTGGCTATATCAGTGTAACCGTTCGTCGTCGTCTTACTGCCTTTCATTTTGATTTGTACGTCGTCGAGACATGCTTTCCATGAAAGCTATCCGTGATATGATTTTACGGCCCCAGAGGAAGTTAATTCGAGAAATTCCGTGGCAGTCATTGCTTTTGAATCATTCAGTTGGCGTAGTAAATTAGATTCATCGAGTCGCGTGATCTGTGATTTGCAATTATAATAACGTTGGTCTTCTCTCATCTGTTTGCTGAACCAAGAatgtttttaaattaattaaatatttactAACACTCAAATTACATACtttacttttgatgtgaagcgCGAACTCGTTCTTGTATTGTACTTATAATGATTTGATTTTCCGCAACAGGGTTTAAAATGAAAATATGCAATTATTTTTCCCATTACGAACGCAAAGCTAACGCTGACTGAACGGATCGATCGAATTGAAAACTTGAACTGGCCGTACCGAGTTCTCTGGACATTTTAATGGATACTGTATGAAAACAGTTTTATAAATCGCGAGGAACGAACGGtagaaagaaaaacaaaagtAAGATCGAGCTTTGTCACATTCATACGAGGCTTTGTGTGAACATTGACAGCATCGAAAGTTACAGATATACTTTTCTATAATCGTAGCAACGCACGACGTTCTTTTCTCCGTGGACGATCGTTCTTGTTCTCTTACCGATCATTGCATCGATGTCGTGTATCCGAGATCGTAGATAAAATGTTCGTACACAATTATTTTTCTTGCGAATGGCAAGGAACCCGTTAGTTACGAATATTTAAGGTGATATTAGCACGATCGACGAGAAGACAAAAGGCGTATCGATGAGCAGATACTAAAGCCTGGCCAAATTATATGTTACGTTACGTTTCATGCCTGTATCACGCGCGTATAAAGATTCGACTGCTTTGCAAGCGAGAATTGCTTTAAATCCAAAGGATTTTCCTTGATTTGTGATGCAAATCGTGCGAGAACAGATGAACACTTCACGTGTGTTTATCGTGAAAACCatcgatcgtatgaaattcataATGCATATAATTATTGGACGTTTGTTGTGTAACATTGATATGCATAGATTAACGAACATGTTCTTGCATTGTACGCGAGCAAGAATTTAAAAAGGGAACGGGATTCAGTGTACATTATATCTATTTAGAATCTCGTTTTTCGGTATGCTAGATAATTTTTTCATTTCCCGTACCTCTTACGGTACGCGTACATACCTCCTTGGTCCACATTGAAGACTTTCGATTAGCTCGATACGTATCTTAATAATTTCCGTTCATTCAGTGCGCAACAAACGAATTTCAACGCGTTTGCCTCAGTAGGTACACGGTAGCCATTGAGATTACGTGTTATATCGTACGCTAGGCTTCAGTGGCTCTAGATCTTCGAAATTTTTAATACTCCCACTTTGTATTCGATACTCGAATAGAAGGTTTCTCGAAGTTTCCAATTTCCTCGATCAAATTTCACCGAAGAACAGAAGCTAGATCGTCTACATATCTTTCATAAGCCACGTTACGAATAATTCAATCAGCTTTTGCAATTGCATTGCGAATTAGACCCCTTTGTGGAAGCTTTAGTAAATTCCCGATGGAGCCAAAGATGGGTTGTGATCGATTAGCTGCGTGAATGTAACTCAGTGGCAGTAGGGTTTTAATTTCATCCTCACCATCGTCGCAGTTTAACCCCTTAAGGCGCAAATTGATATTCAAGGCTCGTAACGCTGTTGTGCGGGAAATTCTTCTGGAAAAAATGTTCTTCACAAATGTAAAGCATCTTTTTTAACAGTAGTAATTAATACAGGTATTTTAAAATGTTTAGAATCATATGTATACCTAATAATTTGTTAAATGATAGATTGAAAAATTAATAGGTAAAAGAAAAACAATTTGCAAAATTGAAGAAGATATATTGGCAAGGATTTTCATTATTTATAGGATGATTTAACAGTAATTCAAGTATCACAGAAAATCATAAAAAAACAGGCTTGAAGGGGTTGGTAATTAATTTAGTAAAAAAACATCTCGCGTTTAAACATTGTTCGTTTAGTTACACGAAGAAGTTGGTCTCGTGAATCTTTAAACAAGATATCATACTTACAATTTTATAGACGCACTTGTACAGTCACATTACGCGAGTCGAGAAGCATCGTTATTATTTCCACTTTCACAAATGACAAGAAGATAAGCGGAAGGGATGGAAATCTTCGACGAAAATCTTTGACTCCGTTTTGTTAGTCCAATTCTCTTCTCCTAGTTCATACAAATAATCGAGCTCTATTTATATGTTCCCTCTCGTCGTCAGAGTAGTTTCTGACACCCCTTTCCTTGTTCTGCCTGTTTCCTCTTCTTCGATCTATGGTCGAACACGTTGATCACTGATCGATCGAAACTCTGTCGTGTTTAGTAGAGAATCACGTGTCAAGTAACAAATCGATCGTTCGTTTATATAGATAAAAATATATAGaaaaatgtatatatacatacttcTAAGGCTTAGCGGGCTCTAGCAACAAATTATGACGCGGTAATCCTCTCTTTACTTGTACAACTTTTTCCGCTAAAAATATAATTACTCAGGCCATTCATTTCACCGTGGACTttgcgttacaatgattcttATTATTTGGCGGAAAAAAGGGCGAGGTGAAGGTGcattaaatatattaaacattAATTAAACTTCTATACCTGAAAATCAGGCTCGCTCAAGTCCATCATCGTTACTTGTAAATAGAGCAGAGATATAACGAGGTTTGCAAATAATACTGAATTTGTTAACACCGTAGACAAAATTGAAAGCTTTCTTCTCCTGTCGTTGCAAAGTATCTCGATTCATTGCTGTAAGAATCAATTATCAACATCTTATAAAATAAAGATAGAGCAAATATAAATAGAAGAGAGGCTCCAAAATATAACTCGATTGAAAGGAAAAGATGGACTTGGGGTAGTTTCGGGTACGATAAGTGTTGCGACAGCTGGGAAACAGATTGTTCGCTCGCTTTCAGGTAAAAACCGGAGATTTTTCCGCGCGCAAAAGGGGTTGCTGCTAGCGCGCGCCGAACCTAACTCGTTGAAGAGTTTCTTGCTAGTACAAATGGAAAAGCGACGAGATCTTTTCGATCGAGTGAGAAGGTCTTTTCTTTCCGGGGATTCAGCCGTGAGATTTAGTACAAACCTTTCGATCGTCACTTTCGTCCTCGCAAGTGCTGTGATTACGTTCGCGATTCGCTGTGTCTATCACTGCTACGTCGAGGGAAATGATCGTGCTTCTCACGCTGACCAAAATTGTTCGAGACACAGGTGCAATGCTTTCATCGAttattctcgttttttttttgcgcGTACATACAGGCGAGTCGAATTTTAGTGAATATCTTTTAGTCGCTTAAAGCTAGGCGTTGAACTGTAATTGTCAGTTGCGCAGCTGTTTAACTTTCCAGTGGCGTTTTAGTAGATAATAACGTGTTATTTGTGCAGTTGTATGTATTATTGCTCGATACTTTGAATAGATATGTGCTGGTCAGTAAATATTTTTAACACCTTTGCAGAGCGAAATAACTGAACTGGAAACTTAgtgaaaatttaattttattatagtttAGAAGAAGTAAAATTGTATCACGTCATAATGTTGCATTAGAGCAGAAAGAATATATCTACCTCTTTGATTATTGTCTTGTTATACGTAATGGAATACAATGCGAAATTCAATTAAATATTGCGATATCTCTGATAAAAAGTTGCTTGGTAATTGAACAGTTGCGCAACAAAGAATTGCGAGGTATCGCCTAGTTT encodes:
- the LOC143423192 gene encoding uncharacterized protein LOC143423192 isoform X1, with protein sequence MSADSPRRGVHKGVQVVSPQPIVDRSIIDSVAGIINDIVPQAYAGTPNSENKESISWARFEYADINDPALYPDYNEGSNTPPLLLVLGYTTGVQVWLIAATGEATEVLSWRQGVVRTLRILPNPKTDDEHVDLFELKRPMVAICDSAGPGPQFCNISFISLKTGEQTKSIKFKNPVCDILANKRSIVVTFVEKIAVFDARTLEDVLTVTTCYANSGPNPNPVALGTRWLAYSEKKLLPAKRSSGGCEGEGVQSYTATVLYAAKSLGKGLRGLGETVASSLTGNSVTPVVINNMGSDMTQPGVITILDLQAAKEEKELDDANIETVIAHFTAHSDAIVAMTFDLSGALLMTADKRGHDFHVFRIQPHPGGPTLAAVHHLYILHRGDTTAKVQDMVFSSDTRWAAISTVRGTTHVFPVAPYGGPVGVRTHSTPHVVNRLSRFHRSAGLMDDGTRSHSPVSHTELPLSVYPYSNPRLPPYPHPTVLQPLAQIRQPSSLNHVNSQAQQSRPQQRQRLHSDDSGTLPLKICACFAPPRAWMYAQRESTAKVMKRAVDSLFIMACHGNMIQYDLEPKPAAGVPKEKVCDDTMIELEVEAKGQWPLLRSPNSLEIVPPLPTSSPLMCVNTVPKDIQDGDLGEDRWLSQVEIVTHAGPHRRLWMGPQFVFKTYNASSGAPVNLVEAEAVEIGVTGGSRPARSNPVNMPHAASRSLVPVVIDGSGSSYEQSPRFMEAYGDPLDSENVGVGGGENQLREDLAEAMLETSIAPHRAPGRRSVFERVGQPVTKVVNPLGTVITVSADEEDIYSSQEFDSAEESHVPEPPRSVCAEEGPASLGDLEPESQTLRDLTEICAEMRSASEPAIDSVPDENICEVKERKALCVEIAPITNPGNSTIDFEKEEAFRDVPSSLSLCVEQGEIPSSPMTQAKEAAWCKKSDRRDDKGAHERSMSEAQYVVNCSEDSVVLVENKVTYGRRSSSAHVKTESKRSCEAEKVAKKSSRNGSGASSCKRVETKTSAKRYVLREQDDSIVIEDTTCDDSENNCGKRMGCERSAVEDMKGKHLESKKGECSKETAKSKSKSKSSTVQDCKDAKFEFIMESKSSGKRVEPTIELGSITEETDKQEDFKSTVNVDVLAKETDKYKSPPSDSTDDFSSSEYHIVDTPCCNKDGTSVPSDEDIEHIQSSEISQLQQDECVDSDKCADVISCAGSSPIMQRKNSKNTISDDDLEYIHSSELVETPDKISKEDTKLEANKGSDSESTMAISKRTFSDDDIEHVQHSDVCATPPEVSKDVRERSSRKFQETSTEQSLKSKSTKKTKDIVVIESDTSDADVTVIFKPVEGWKNKGTDKKDDSDEGANTRDTPVSESPSPLRKAKIRSAKTSPSNVPSKRSQAGIEIIDIDAMQKAEMEISSDTTSASECKILSGPEVCATRAKKSRRNKKSSVETNIQSSETSADKPTEEVAKESSSQESTTEYAWSSVVKKKSGSPLTETRKDDVGKTEDKVEESSDSIEVSSCTPILEKIESLKKKIYESSLRKSLDRSSSSLVIDKLREAVLEVDPHESSSPSFVQTSEISWSSIVKKKSASSVDQEAKKEPEAEPIVEETNIEGKRTRRRHVESSARSSTVTSQLKEAVAETDTEEESTVQTEKGSWSSIVKKKNASSADQEVKNEPEAEPVVEEASTEERRTRRRHVESSSRSSTVTSQLKEAVAETDTEEESTVQTGKGSWSSIVKKKLASSAESTTRKEPTKQKHRKKLDLLTTPLETASDEEAGLSVSKSIKISLAKSTDSYVLLKLSNSPTEQSPSQKKKSSKLEAVSEKSSNESKNSNADSLMVDSTFSKENSSEPERDVEPEKRSDSEQEIVPERSSSSDELNAYVTFANAVRDTPERGTGNGSNSSGNAASKKGSRSKKKIRR